In Stieleria varia, one genomic interval encodes:
- a CDS encoding transmembrane prediction, with protein MPGVESPTKHAESKPKTIRDHLWWIVISPCTWAIHFLACYITVAIWYEKLAETHDLKTLWTLISLYSVPAILVIVLVAGMSYQNFRRGDPPIPYDFDDPDERTHFLGFTAFLLSLLSLIATLYTVLVFVMVGGH; from the coding sequence ATGCCCGGCGTCGAATCACCAACCAAACACGCCGAATCGAAACCGAAAACAATTCGGGATCACCTTTGGTGGATTGTGATCTCGCCCTGCACGTGGGCGATTCATTTCTTGGCGTGCTACATCACTGTCGCGATCTGGTATGAGAAACTCGCGGAAACACACGATTTGAAGACGCTCTGGACTCTGATATCGCTCTATTCAGTGCCGGCGATTCTCGTCATTGTCTTGGTTGCTGGGATGAGTTATCAGAATTTTCGGCGGGGCGATCCGCCCATTCCCTACGACTTTGATGACCCCGACGAACGCACTCACTTTCTGGGGTTCACCGCATTCCTGCTGTCACTGCTCAGCCTCATCGCGACGCTGTACACCGTGTTGGTTTTTGTCATGGTGGGAGGACACTGA
- a CDS encoding cytochrome c oxidase assembly protein, protein MKLTAWNVGWLVLLIAWMGPLPHLAQSSFAAHMTLHMAVVAVAAPLLSIGMSGLHYDPVRRVPSLFSPIPASIGELVIVWAWHAPGLHHFARHSSIGFLIEQTMFLCAGVWVWLSAFGGEIPRSPRRSGAGVIGLLLTSMHMTLLGALLVMSPRLLYSHHHGGGGLSPITDQHLGGAVMLIVGGAAFLAGGLWLTKDLITLAHSENRRDPRTSETALPPYAPPAGAKT, encoded by the coding sequence ATGAAGTTGACTGCTTGGAACGTCGGCTGGTTGGTGCTGCTGATTGCTTGGATGGGGCCACTGCCCCATCTCGCCCAATCCTCCTTCGCCGCGCACATGACGCTACACATGGCAGTTGTCGCGGTGGCAGCACCATTGTTGTCGATTGGGATGTCGGGGCTGCATTACGATCCCGTCCGCCGTGTGCCATCGTTGTTCTCGCCCATCCCCGCATCGATAGGCGAGCTGGTGATTGTCTGGGCTTGGCATGCGCCGGGACTGCATCATTTTGCGAGACACTCGTCGATCGGATTTCTTATCGAACAGACGATGTTCTTGTGCGCCGGCGTCTGGGTTTGGTTGTCGGCCTTTGGAGGCGAGATTCCTCGATCGCCGCGGCGCAGCGGCGCTGGAGTGATTGGTTTGTTGTTGACGTCGATGCACATGACGTTGCTCGGTGCGTTGTTGGTGATGTCGCCACGGTTGTTGTATTCGCATCATCACGGTGGCGGCGGACTGTCACCAATCACGGACCAACACCTGGGAGGCGCGGTGATGTTGATCGTCGGCGGCGCAGCATTCCTGGCGGGCGGTTTGTGGTTGACGAAGGATTTAATCACGCTCGCTCACAGCGAGAATCGACGAGATCCTCGGACTTCTGAGACAGCTCTACCTCCGTATGCTCCACCCGCGGGAGCGAAGACATGA